CAGCAACTGGTTTAGGTGCAGTTCCGTTTTTCTTTGTGGAGCTCGATCCTCAGTGGGCTGGGATATGCAATGGAATGGCTGCTGGTGTCATGTTGGCTGCAAGCTTTGATCTTATACAGGAAGGACAGGAACATGGTGCTGGAACTTGGGTTGTGATCGGGATTTTAGCAGGTggcattttcatttttctttgtaAAAAGGTATCACAATCTCTCATATCAATTATTAGGTTTCATTTTCTGCCACTCTAGAATTATCATTTAAAGAGCCATGCCTAGTAGATTAAGTTTCTGTTTCAGACCTTGCAAATGAAAAAGGCCTTTTCACTTTTTCATCCCTTATCATGTATGAGGATCATATTGCTTCTGCAGAGAGTTTAAGATTGTCAATATTTCATGCCATATACAAAGCTGTCCTTTTAACTTGTATCTTGTGGTGTCTTTTTATTTATAGGTGATGTTAACATCTTTTAAATTTTCCTTGTTTTTGGGATTCAGTTGCTTGAACAATATGGGGAAGTAAGTATGCTGGATATAAAAGGAGCAGAAGCAACTAAAGTGGTCCTTGTCATTGGAATTATGACTCTCCATTCATTTGGAGAGGGCTCTGGTGTTGGAGTTTCATTTGCTGGCTCGAAAGGTTTTACTCAAGGCCTTTTGGTAACTTTAGCCATAGCTGTACATAACATACCGGAGGGATTGGCTGTGAGCATGGTGCTTGCATCGAGGGGCGTTTCTCCACAAAATGCAATGTTATGGAGTGTAATTACCTCCTTACCGCAGGTATCTAATTATGTAATGCTATTTGAGACTGGCTTTGAGCATATCTGTCCATATCAATGGAAATAGTTATAACTTAGAACTTACAAGATCTGATTGAGAACAAGAAGTAAAAGAAACAATGGGGAAGTTGAAAACTTAAATTTGAAGACCAGTTAAATATTTTCAATAGAGGATTCATTGTCACCAGATGATGATTGAACAACAACTTTTTTCAAACCATCTTAACTGACAAGTGCATACTTGATTGATGTTACAATGGTAAATGACTGCATCTTGGTGTCATCTCTTGCAATTGGGAAAACAAAGAACGGAAAACAAATGCTAAAGTTCAGATTCTTAGAGGGTCAATCAATTAAACTGCTGATCTTATTTGAGCATAATTTCTCTGTTAATTTAGTTTCCTTGATGCTTGTTTATTCCCTTATctttgttttcaaaaaatttttGGCAGCCCATTGTAGCAGTTCCTTCTTTTATATGTGCTGATGCATTTAATAAATTCCTCCCGTTTTGTACTGGCTTTGCTGCTGGATGTATGATCTGGATGGTCGTTGCGGAGGTTCTCCCTGATGCATTTAAGGTGACTGCATTTATTGCACTTAAAATACATGTTATAATCTTCAAGAATAAGGGTTTGCTTCTACAACTTTCTTTCACGCCCCTTTTGCTTTGTTTCACATCAATAACGCTTCCAATGGGAATTTTCAAACCTAGGTTAGTTAACCCAAGCTATGTTAATGGATGCTTACTACTTCCATTCTCTTTGGTTTCTCTCTTTAGCAAAGCCTAAAAGGCTAAAATAACTTTTACTTGAACagaaattttttaaattgaaGGAGATTAATCTTCTTATACCatgtttcattttttatttatttttaaaagtttcttctctgttttatagatatgaAGTCTAAACTCCcctcccccccccaaaaaaaaaaaaaaaaaaaaaacccctttctttttattttaataggaAGCTTCACCAACTGCAGTGGCATCAGCAGCTACACTTTCAGTAGCATTCATGGAAGCACTAAGCACTCTGTTCCAGAACTTCACTCATGATTACAAGTAAGTAAATTGAACCATAGTTTGTTGAGAAGGATACGTGGCTAGATAATTCACCATTGCTACTACTTCGGGTTTATTTTCTATTCTCTATCCTGCATCTTGCTGGAATCATAACCTTTTGTATATTAAAGatgattttagattttttttttcaatgatATATTGCCTTTTTGTCTTCTAGAGCATATATTCCATTTTCTAGAACTGTGTGATGTTGTGATTATAGCTTTCTGTCCATGCATTTAAGTTGATTTAGGCAGACTTTGTCTGATGTAGCTTTTATTAGGTTCGATATGTGGCCTTGTTGGCCATGATACAACCTGGCCATCTGCCTTTTTTATTAAATACTGGTCctactctttcttttttttttttggctttatATTGTAATAtcattttgtttcttttcatCAACTAAAATTATATTAGTTCAATTTTTCAGTTCGGAGGATGCTTCTGGCTTCTTTGTTTCGTTACTTTTTGGCCTCGGACCTTTGCTGGGTGGCCTCATTCTTGTTGCATTTGCTGTTGCTTTCTGCCTTAAACATGCCCTTCTCATGGGTGCTGCTTCTGGCATTGCCTTCATCCTTGGTGCCTGGCGACCATTGCAACTGCTTGTATTTTCTAAAATGGGATTTTTCCCACTTGTGTCGCTACTTGCCATAGGTGCTGCATTTGTCCATGTTTCAAGCTCCAGTATTTTGAAGATTATGTGCAACAAAAGAGCTTCTTCAAATAACCTACCATCAGTTACGGGATTTCCTGTGAGTGTTCTGACGCTTCAGTCAGTTTTAGCATGTGGAACAGTGGCTTTCCATGCACTGGCTGAGGGCCTTGCGCTGGGAGTGGCGGCACCAAAAGCTTACGGACTTGGCCGGCACATGGTCGTCCCTGTCTCCCTTCATGGAATTCCTCGTGGTGCAGCAGTGGCCAGCTGCATCTTTGGAGCTACTGAAAGTTGGCATGGATCTCTAGCAGCAGCTGCTCTCATTGGGTTTGTTGGTCCAATATCTGCAATCGGAGCAATATTGGCAGGAATTGACTACAATGGTCTGGACCATGTGTTGGTGTTGGCCTGTGGAGGATTGATCCCATGCTTTGTTAGAATAGTTGAAAGGGCGATAAGGTTGGATGTGCGAAAAACCAGCTGTGGGGTTGCTATAGGAATTGGTTTTGCCTCTCTTTGTTTAACATGCACCAAGTTAGTTTGCTTACACACACCTTATTGCGATTCTGCTCCAGAGGCTGTTAGATAAGAAGATTGATTAATAGTGGTTTACAGTTAACGCAAATTATGCCACAATACGGTATACGGTTCAACATGAGAAGAATAGTGACCATGGTCTATATACTTTAGCTTGTACCTTGGCTACTTTTCATCTTTATACACAATTTTAATTGTTAACAGATCCCCTGAATATTTATCTGATATGATACCTACCTACGTATATGAAATTGCATGGCATGTTCCCTTTTCCTTCATTGCTTGCAAATGCATAGGCCACACTTGTAGACTAAATGATTTCCAGGCCATGTGACAGATAGCATGCGACTGCTACAAttaagtttttgtttttattttttcttttgagtatcttttatatttatttttactgtctatatttaagattttatatttatttttattgtttatatGTAAAATTTGTGATTATTCTTTTCAACAATATTAATGTTAAGATATAAACTTACATTCTTTccttgaaaatataaaatatctttatCTAGAACTAAAGGTCGAACCCCAACCATTGATAGACCAACCCATATGCTTTCACATCTTATTTTATAAACCACAAACAATGATGCGGTTTACTGATACCAATCCCAATCAGGGCttcaataatatattaaaatacaaaaataaatccAACAAAATCCAACCAAATGGTGCCTCCTCTCGCTTATCATAATAAACTAAGaaacaaacaaaataaaagagaatCCAATGAGAGAAGTTGCACCGCAAAGCCAAACAGTCCTTTCGTGGTCCAACATATTTTTCTACtcgttgttgttgttgttatttatttattgaagAAGATTATGCTGCAATAAATGCTACAGTTGAGAACTTCCGAATCTATTGTTGAACCAAATCTCCATCATAAAAGCTTTAAATTAAAGATACAAATTCCAGGCTGCAGCCAACCAGccatcaataataataataacaataataataatgataatcatCTCTCAAATAACGTTTCTAACTACATTTAAGTGACATAAGAGAGAAGATCCATGTGCTTCGGATACTCAGACCCAAAAAAAGAATATAATATACCTGACCCGACCCAACCCATCTGGACCTACATTACATGCTTTATGTAAACTACAAAAGGAATCAAAATAACATGACACAAATACACATCCCTACAAAACTCAGATGAATCCCACCTcatcattaatatttttatatttataaattatatatatatatatatatttcacactccTTAAACCTACTAACACAAGAATAAATCCAATGAATGTATTCAGAGTTTACAGCAAAACTGAGTATTGACCTCCAAGacccaattttctttttttttctttttgttcttttttcaaAAGGCAAAACAGTTTAACGATGACATTCCCACCAGAAAGCTCACCACCAACAACTGTTAGCCTAATCCTTCCAAAGTTACACCCAACCAATATGCATCGGAAGATATACTTGGCTATGACGAAACCCCAGGCCGGTAGAAACAATTTCAGATG
The Gossypium arboreum isolate Shixiya-1 chromosome 10, ASM2569848v2, whole genome shotgun sequence genome window above contains:
- the LOC108489546 gene encoding putative zinc transporter At3g08650, with amino-acid sequence MRFRLKQLLLCLLVAISFLECITADGQNVNSQRIRAPHKNVGDTVIDGTGTEKVITSEDNDKEMNDWKGSYSKVSVSTVMLFTLAMAAATGLGAVPFFFVELDPQWAGICNGMAAGVMLAASFDLIQEGQEHGAGTWVVIGILAGGIFIFLCKKLLEQYGEVSMLDIKGAEATKVVLVIGIMTLHSFGEGSGVGVSFAGSKGFTQGLLVTLAIAVHNIPEGLAVSMVLASRGVSPQNAMLWSVITSLPQPIVAVPSFICADAFNKFLPFCTGFAAGCMIWMVVAEVLPDAFKEASPTAVASAATLSVAFMEALSTLFQNFTHDYNSEDASGFFVSLLFGLGPLLGGLILVAFAVAFCLKHALLMGAASGIAFILGAWRPLQLLVFSKMGFFPLVSLLAIGAAFVHVSSSSILKIMCNKRASSNNLPSVTGFPVSVLTLQSVLACGTVAFHALAEGLALGVAAPKAYGLGRHMVVPVSLHGIPRGAAVASCIFGATESWHGSLAAAALIGFVGPISAIGAILAGIDYNGLDHVLVLACGGLIPCFVRIVERAIRLDVRKTSCGVAIGIGFASLCLTCTKLVCLHTPYCDSAPEAVR